The proteins below are encoded in one region of Garra rufa chromosome 12, GarRuf1.0, whole genome shotgun sequence:
- the psmf1 gene encoding proteasome inhibitor PI31 subunit yields MAGLEVLFNCVSNTITSSQDALICFVHWEIVKRGYKCLGIGDEPKDGEKKSELLPPGWNESKELYALRYRSNDDKSNLLLKAFTVDSTLIFNLMDSTTEKVTDLTVTVSEYVDEGNLQTFESVFKNTDELTAKLKSSLLPAEKEERKGKTEKKKESERPSNLRDPDSDPLLIPTRGPPRRHPPDWSDPMAPFAAGGADLDPFGGRAGGMIVDPLRAGFPRSGFDPSSGIPGVLPPGAVPPGARFDPFGPVGRHRPGPDPDHMPPPGYDDMFM; encoded by the exons ATGGCAGGACTGGAGGTGTTGTTTAACTGCGTATCAAACACTATAACCTCTTCTCAAGATGCTCTGATTTGTTTTGTACACTGGGAAATAGTGAAACGTGGCTATAAATGTCTGGGCATTGGGGATGAG CCTAAAGAtggagagaaaaagtcagaactgcttcCACCCGGCTGGAATGAAAGCAAGGAGCTGTATGCACTCAGATACAGATCAAATGATGACAAGTCAAACCTACTGCTCAAAGCTTTTACAGTGGATTCAACCCTGATCTTCAATCTAATG GACTCCACGACAGAAAAAGTAACTGATCTCACAGTTACCGTCAGTGAGTATGTTGATGAAGGCAATCTGCAGACGTTTGAAAG TGTGTTTAAGAACACAGATGAGCTGACCGCCAAGCTAAAGTCCTCACTGCTGCCCGCTGAAAAAGAAGAGCGTAAAGGAAAGAccgaaaagaagaaagaaagcgAAAGACCCTCAAACTTAAGAGACCCTGACAGCGATCCTCTCCTGATCCCAACCAGAGGCCCTCCAAGGAGACACCCACCAGACTG GTCTGATCCGATGGCTCCATTTGCCGCAGGCGGTGCCGATCTGGACCCTTTCGG GGGAAGAGCAGGAGGGATGATCGTCGATCCATTACGTGCCGGGTTTCCTCGCTCAGGGTTTGACCCCTCCTCTGGTATTCCTGGAGTGCTCCCTCCTGGCGCTGTGCCTCCAGGTGCACGCTTTGACCCCTTCGGACCGGTTGGGCGACACAGACCTGG GCCAGATCCAGATCACATGCCTCCACCAGGATATGACGACATGTTCATGTAG